The Agrobacterium vitis genome has a segment encoding these proteins:
- a CDS encoding GlsB/YeaQ/YmgE family stress response membrane protein produces the protein MENVGWLTAIFVGGLAGWLAGKLMDMRFGIFMNIVIGIIGSVIANAIFRRFDIFVASDWVGYLITSFIGACILLFVAKLVRK, from the coding sequence ATGGAAAATGTGGGCTGGTTGACGGCGATCTTCGTGGGTGGTCTGGCCGGATGGCTGGCAGGCAAGTTGATGGACATGCGCTTTGGCATTTTCATGAACATCGTCATCGGCATTATCGGCTCGGTCATCGCCAATGCCATCTTCCGGCGCTTTGACATTTTCGTCGCCAGCGATTGGGTTGGCTATCTGATTACCAGCTTTATCGGTGCCTGCATTCTGCTGTTCGTTGCCAAGCTGGTGCGGAAATAA
- the lpdA gene encoding dihydrolipoyl dehydrogenase, with product MSNAYDVIIIGSGPGGYVTAIRAAQLGLKIAIVEREHLGGICLNWGCIPTKALLRSAEILDHANHAKSYGLTLNGTMTADVKDVVARSRGVSARLNGGVAYLMKKNKIDVIWGEAKLTKPNEIVVGASSKPAVQPQNPVPKGVLGEGTYTAKHIIVATGARPRALPGIEPDGKLIWTYFEAMKPDFMPKSIVVMGSGAIGIEFASFYRSMGVDVTVVELMANIMPVEDVEISTIARKALEKRGLKIITEAKVSKVEKGANSITAHVETKDGKVQQITADRLISAVGVQGNIENLGLEALGVKTDRGCIVIDGYGKTNVPGLYAIGDVAGPPMLAHKAEHEGVVCIEKIAGLPHVHPMNKSLIPGCTYCNPQVASVGLTEAKAKAEGREIRVGRYNFNANGKAIALGEDNGMIKTIFDKKTGELIGAHMVGAEVTELIQGFVVAMNLETTEEELMHTIFPHPTLSEMMKESVLDAYGKVLNA from the coding sequence ATGTCGAATGCTTATGACGTCATCATCATCGGGTCCGGCCCTGGCGGCTATGTGACTGCGATCCGTGCAGCCCAGCTTGGCCTGAAAATCGCCATTGTCGAGCGCGAGCATCTTGGCGGCATCTGCCTCAATTGGGGCTGTATCCCCACCAAGGCGCTGCTGCGGTCGGCGGAAATTCTCGATCACGCCAATCACGCCAAGAGCTACGGCCTGACGCTGAACGGCACCATGACCGCCGATGTGAAAGACGTTGTTGCCCGGTCGCGCGGCGTATCGGCCCGCCTCAACGGCGGCGTTGCCTATCTGATGAAGAAGAACAAGATCGATGTGATCTGGGGTGAAGCCAAGCTCACCAAGCCAAACGAAATCGTTGTCGGCGCATCGTCCAAGCCCGCCGTGCAGCCGCAAAACCCGGTTCCCAAGGGTGTGCTGGGTGAGGGGACGTATACGGCCAAGCATATCATCGTTGCGACTGGCGCACGCCCCCGCGCGCTGCCGGGCATTGAGCCGGATGGCAAGCTGATCTGGACCTATTTTGAGGCGATGAAGCCTGATTTCATGCCGAAATCCATCGTCGTTATGGGCTCGGGCGCTATCGGCATTGAATTTGCGTCCTTCTATCGCTCGATGGGTGTCGATGTCACCGTGGTTGAGCTGATGGCCAATATCATGCCGGTCGAGGACGTGGAAATCTCCACCATCGCCCGCAAGGCGCTGGAAAAGCGTGGGCTGAAGATCATCACCGAGGCCAAGGTTTCCAAGGTCGAAAAGGGTGCCAATTCCATCACCGCTCATGTCGAGACCAAGGATGGCAAGGTGCAGCAGATTACTGCTGACCGGTTGATCTCGGCTGTCGGCGTGCAGGGCAATATCGAAAATCTCGGTCTGGAAGCTTTGGGCGTCAAGACGGATCGCGGTTGCATCGTCATCGACGGCTATGGCAAGACCAATGTGCCCGGCCTCTATGCCATCGGCGATGTTGCCGGTCCGCCAATGCTGGCCCACAAGGCCGAACATGAAGGCGTTGTTTGCATCGAGAAGATCGCCGGTCTGCCGCATGTTCATCCCATGAACAAGTCTCTGATCCCTGGCTGCACCTATTGCAATCCGCAGGTCGCCTCCGTCGGTCTCACCGAAGCCAAGGCCAAGGCCGAGGGCCGCGAGATCCGCGTTGGTCGCTACAATTTCAACGCCAATGGCAAGGCCATCGCGCTTGGCGAAGACAATGGCATGATCAAGACGATCTTCGACAAGAAGACCGGCGAATTGATCGGCGCGCATATGGTCGGCGCGGAAGTGACCGAACTGATCCAGGGCTTCGTGGTCGCCATGAACCTGGAGACGACAGAAGAAGAGCTGATGCACACCATCTTCCCGCATCCGACCCTGTCGGAAATGATGAAGGAAAGCGTGCTCGACGCCTACGGCAAAGTGCTGAACGCCTAA
- a CDS encoding YdcH family protein: MSSTPHELAEEFPEFVTLMRHLKETDGHFVRLFDAYHEINRQVHRAETNIEPLDDFHMEDLRKKRMRLKDEIYGMLVRHEPEAETPAL, translated from the coding sequence ATGTCCAGCACTCCACATGAACTGGCAGAGGAATTTCCGGAATTTGTGACTCTGATGCGGCATTTGAAGGAAACGGACGGTCATTTCGTCCGGCTTTTCGATGCCTATCACGAGATCAACCGGCAGGTTCACCGCGCTGAAACAAATATAGAGCCGCTTGACGACTTCCATATGGAAGACCTCAGGAAGAAGCGGATGCGGCTCAAGGACGAAATTTACGGGATGCTGGTTCGTCACGAACCGGAGGCCGAGACACCGGCATTATAA
- a CDS encoding SGNH/GDSL hydrolase family protein, producing the protein MKTVLAYGDSLTWGYDPVALGRHAHEDRWTSVLQKALGHGVRVIAEGLNGRTTAYDDHLADCDRNGVRLLPSILETHKPLDLVILMLGTNDLKRGIQGTAIGATAGIKRLVKLVHQHDWGFDFEGPDVLIVSPPPIRETANVMFGAMFNHSIEEGGMLASMYRDAADELGCGFFDAGSVAKTTPLDGIHLDADNTRAIGRGLEPVVRMMLGL; encoded by the coding sequence ATGAAAACCGTTCTCGCATACGGCGACAGTCTGACCTGGGGATACGACCCAGTCGCCCTTGGCCGTCACGCCCATGAGGACCGCTGGACCAGCGTGTTGCAAAAGGCGCTTGGCCATGGCGTTCGGGTGATTGCCGAGGGTTTGAACGGGCGCACGACGGCCTATGATGATCATCTGGCGGATTGCGACCGCAATGGCGTGAGGCTGTTGCCGAGTATTCTTGAAACCCACAAGCCGCTGGATCTGGTGATCCTGATGTTGGGTACCAATGATTTGAAGCGGGGCATTCAGGGAACGGCGATTGGGGCGACGGCTGGCATCAAGCGGTTGGTCAAGCTGGTCCATCAGCATGACTGGGGTTTTGATTTCGAAGGCCCGGATGTGCTGATTGTCTCGCCTCCGCCGATCCGCGAAACCGCCAATGTGATGTTCGGAGCGATGTTCAATCATTCCATCGAGGAAGGTGGAATGCTGGCCAGCATGTACCGCGATGCGGCGGATGAGTTGGGCTGCGGCTTTTTCGATGCCGGTTCGGTGGCCAAGACCACGCCGCTGGATGGCATTCATCTCGATGCTGACAATACCCGCGCCATCGGGCGCGGTCTGGAGCCGGTGGTGCGGATGATGCTGGGCCTGTGA
- a CDS encoding pyruvate dehydrogenase complex dihydrolipoamide acetyltransferase produces the protein MPINITMPALSPTMEEGNLAKWLVKEGDTVKSGDVIAEIETDKATMEVEAVDEGVVAKIVVAAGTEGVKVNALIAILAAEGEDVSAAAAGGGAAAPAKAEAPKADAPKADAPKAEAPAAKADAPAAAPQSAAPTAASGDRVFSSPLARRLAKEAGLDLKAISGTGPKGRVVKSDVEKAVSTGGAKPAAAPAASGAAPAPALAKGMSDDAVLKLFAEGSYELVPHDGMRKTIAKRLQESKQTIPHFYVSVDCELDALLALRAQLNTAAPEKDGKPVYKLSVNDMVIKAMALALRDVPDANVSWTDTNMVKHKHADVGVAVSIPGGLITPIIRQAELKSLSAISNEMKDLGARAKSRKLKPEEYQGGTTAVSNMGMMGVKNFAAVVNPPHATILAVGAGEERVVVKKGEMKIANVMTVTLSTDHRAVDGALGAELLGAFKRYIENPMGMLV, from the coding sequence ATGCCGATCAATATCACCATGCCGGCCCTCTCTCCCACGATGGAAGAGGGCAATCTGGCCAAGTGGCTGGTCAAGGAAGGCGATACCGTCAAGTCCGGCGACGTGATCGCCGAGATTGAAACCGATAAGGCAACCATGGAAGTGGAAGCGGTCGATGAAGGTGTCGTTGCCAAGATCGTCGTTGCCGCTGGCACCGAAGGCGTCAAGGTCAATGCGCTGATCGCCATTCTCGCCGCTGAAGGCGAGGATGTGTCGGCTGCTGCGGCTGGTGGCGGTGCAGCCGCTCCGGCGAAGGCTGAGGCACCCAAGGCCGACGCTCCAAAGGCCGACGCTCCGAAGGCTGAAGCACCTGCTGCAAAGGCAGATGCTCCTGCTGCTGCCCCTCAGTCCGCTGCTCCAACAGCCGCCTCCGGCGACCGTGTATTCTCCTCGCCGCTCGCCCGTCGTCTCGCCAAGGAAGCCGGCCTTGATCTCAAGGCGATTTCCGGTACCGGTCCGAAGGGCCGGGTGGTCAAGAGCGACGTTGAAAAGGCTGTCAGCACCGGTGGTGCTAAGCCTGCTGCCGCTCCGGCGGCGTCTGGCGCTGCCCCTGCTCCGGCGCTGGCCAAGGGCATGTCTGACGATGCCGTGCTCAAGCTGTTTGCCGAAGGTTCCTACGAGCTTGTGCCGCATGACGGCATGCGCAAGACCATCGCCAAGCGCTTGCAGGAATCGAAGCAAACCATTCCGCATTTCTACGTCTCCGTGGATTGCGAATTGGATGCCCTGCTGGCCCTTCGCGCCCAGCTCAACACCGCCGCTCCCGAAAAAGATGGCAAGCCGGTCTACAAGCTCTCGGTCAACGATATGGTCATCAAGGCCATGGCGCTGGCGCTGCGCGATGTACCGGATGCCAACGTTTCCTGGACCGACACCAACATGGTCAAGCACAAGCATGCCGATGTCGGCGTGGCTGTGTCGATCCCCGGCGGCCTGATCACCCCGATCATCCGTCAGGCGGAGCTGAAGAGCCTGTCCGCCATTTCCAACGAAATGAAGGATCTGGGCGCACGCGCCAAGAGCCGCAAGCTGAAGCCTGAGGAATATCAGGGCGGCACAACAGCGGTCTCCAACATGGGCATGATGGGCGTCAAGAACTTCGCCGCCGTGGTCAACCCGCCGCATGCGACCATTCTGGCAGTCGGCGCTGGTGAAGAGCGCGTTGTCGTGAAAAAGGGCGAAATGAAAATCGCCAATGTCATGACCGTCACGCTGTCCACCGACCACCGCGCAGTCGATGGAGCCTTGGGTGCCGAACTTCTCGGTGCGTTCAAACGCTACATCGAAAACCCGATGGGCATGCTGGTGTAA